In Paenibacillus protaetiae, the genomic stretch AACTGCAAATTTGCAGTTGTTTTTCTCCAAAATGAGGATATTACGAGCATTAACTGCAAATATGCAGTTGTTTTTTTGAGATTAGGCCAATATTGAAAGAAACTGAAGAAAATAAATGCATTTTTGCAGTTAAATAGAAAGAAACAGCGTTTTCGATCAAAATTAAATGCATTTTTACAGTTGAGGTTTCAAAAGAGGGTCCACGCAACGCAACTGGATATCCCGCTAAGAGAAAACCCCATTTGGCTTAACTCCCCCTAGTCTGGGTACAGCGGGGCCACTGCAACACATCAACCGCCTGCCACGCCACCTAACAACTAAAGCACTCCTACCGCGCCTGCTCCACACTTCCAGCGAAGCCAATGCGACACTCCAAATATCGCCTGCCACGCTTCCCGCAGCCGAACCGTTAGCGTTCCGCATCCAGCGGAACCGCTGCGCCTTTAGCGCCGGCTGACGGCCGTGCTGCCAGCCGCCAGCCGTAGTGGACGATGACGCCGGCAACAACGCCAATCGCCAGATCATGTGTCCATACAACGGAAGCGACTGTTACAAGCATTACAGCCGTTTCATGAAACGGCACCCGGTGCAGCCGGTACACCGATTTCCAGTCGAAGATCGATACGCATACCATGAGCATAATGCCGACAAGCACCGCCATCGGCACAATCGCCAGCACATCGCCGAGCAGAACGGTAAGCAGCAGCAGGAACAACGCCGCAACCAACGTGGACAGCCGGCTTGTCCCGCCCATTTTCACATTGAGCACTGATTCGGCCACAAGCGCACAGCCCGCCATGCCGCCAAAAAAGCCGGCAACGACGTTCGCCGCCCCTTGCCCGCGCATCTCCCGATGTTTGCTCGTCTGCCGTCCGGTTTCCTCGTCGATCAAGTTTTGCGTCAGCATCGTTTCCGTAAAGCCCACCACGGCAAGCGACAGCGAATAAGGCAATATGACAACCAGCGTATGCCAGCTGAACGGTACGTCCGGAATGAGGAAGGACGGCAGCGACGCGTCGATGTCCGCAATATCGCGGATCAGTTGAACGCCGCTTATATGCAGCGCCCATACGCCAAAGGTCAGCACCGCAACCGCCACGAGCGGCGAAGGAACCGCTTTGAAATAACGCGGCAAAAAATAAATGATCAGCAGCGTAATCGCAATAAGCGCGTACATGCGCCATGATGCGCCTTTAAAATATTGCAGCTGCGACATCAAAATCAATATGGCAAGCGCGTTAACAAAACCTTTGAGCACGCCCGGCGCCACAAACCGCATCAGGCTGCCTAATCTAAACAGCCCCATTAAATATTGCAGGATGCCCGTCAGGATGGTCGCAGCGAACAAGTACTGGATGCCGTGGCCTTTTACAAGCGACAGCATCAGTACAGCCATCGAGCCGGCCGCCGCGGAAATCATCCCCGGCCGCCCGCCCAAAAACGTAATCACAAGCAAAATGCATACGGAAGCGTAAATGCCGACAACCGGCGGAACACCCGCCATAAACGAAAAAGCTAACGAATCCGGCACAAGCGCAAGCGTGGCCGTCATGCCGGCCAGCACGTTCAGCCGCACATCCGTGGTCCACTGCTCCCGCAAAGCGGTTAAACGAACCTTCATTTTAATAGCCTTCGCCTTGTCCGCCCGTTACGATCGCCACGCTGGAGCTTGCGCCAATCCGCGTCGCGCCCGCAGCCAGCATGCGGACAGCCGTATCGAAATCGCGCACTCCGCCCGACGCCTTCACGCCAATATCCGGGCCAACCGTACGGCGCATAAGCGCAATGTCGGCTTCGGTCGCTCCGCCTTTGCCAAAGCCGGTCGATGTTTTCACAAAATCAGCACCGGCTTCCACACTAATACGGCTTGCCGTTTCCTTCTCTTCATCCGTCAGCAGGCCGGTTTCCAAAATCACTTTCAGCACCGCTTGGTTGCCGCATGCTTCGACAACGCCGGCAATATCGCTGCGCACAAATTCCCATTCGCCCGATTTGATAAGACCAACGTTAATGACCATATCGATTTCGGTTGCGCCGTTCGCAATGGCGTCACGCGCTTCCGCCGCCTTGGCGAATGTCGTTGTCGCCCCAAGCGGGAACCCGATCACCGTCGTAATGCCTACCCCGGATCCGTCCAGCAGGCTTGCCGCATAACGGACCCAGCTTGGATTAACGCATACCGTTGCAAAACGGTATTGCTTCGCCTCCTCGCAAAGCTTGCCGACTTCCTCTCTTGTTGCTTCCGCTTTCAGCAGGGTGTGGTCAATGGCAGACGCCACTTGCTCCGGCGTAAATGAATGGTTACTCATACGGGTTCTCTCCTTTAATGGGGTTCATATTCTCTCTATTGCATGATTAAGCTTCCAGCAAATGCTGGGCTGTGATGTAATCGGTAATTAACGTGTTCACATATTTACCGCGCAAAGCACCCAGAACGGCGTCGATTTTGCTTGGCCCGCCCGCTACGAGAATGGACGTCTCCTTATGGCGCAGCTCGTCCAGTTCAATGCCGATTGTCCGCTCGTTCAGCTCGCTGCTGCACAGATTGCCGTTAATGTCGATCACCCGGGAGCATATGTCGCCAACCCCCCGGCTGCGGATCATCTCCACATCTTCCGGCGTAAAATAATTAGCTGCCATCAGCACCGAATCCGGCGTTGGCGACCCGACCGTTACAAGTGCAATGTTGGCGTCCTTGCCCCGGTTTAAAATATTGCGCACATGCCGGTCCGCCTCAATCGTTCTCCGGACAATGGCATGGTCAACGATCGCCGGCAGATGGAGATGGTACGGATTCGTATGAAAAGCGTTGCCGAACAGCTGGGCGATTTCATACGCATACGTATTAATTTCGCTGTGGCTGACGCCGCCGTTCAGCTGTACGACACTGACGCCCTTCACATGCTTGCTGCGCAGCTTCAGCGCCACTTCATACAGCGTTGTGCCCCATGTGACGGCAATGCTGTCACCATCCTTCACCAGCTCCAGCAAGTAATCGGCTGCCGCCTCGCCCAGAAAGCTTTTGACGATGCGGTCTTCGTATTTCGGAATCGGGGCGACAATTGCCTTCTTCAAGCCGTACTTGCGTTCAAGCAGCTCGACCCGCTCCTGCTGGTCGGCTACCGGATCAACAATCCGGATTTGCACAATGCCGGACAGCTTCGCCTGCTGCAAAAAACGGGAAACCGTCGGGCGCGATACGCCAAGCTGCTTGGCGATTTCCTCCTGGTTATAATCCAGCTGGTAATACATCCGGGCCGCTTCTATCATTTTTTGCCGTTTATCGTTTAATTCATCCATAACCTGCGTTCACTCCAGACACATGATGTGCGGATTACTTGAAAAAATGTGATGGATAATCATTTACATTATTTCATTTTATTATAAACGTTTTGCTTTTGAAATACTTATTCCGGTGGCAAGCAAAAAAAGCGGCGGTTTGCTCCATAAGAACAACCCGCCGCTTGTATGATTTGAAGCATTCGGAAACCGGTTAACCCCGGTTGATCAGGTGAAAATCGTCATAATGGAAGCCTGGCGATACGATGCAGGACACCAGCACCGGCTCGTTTCCCAGCGGACGCGCCATCTGCCATTCGCCGCGCGGCACAAGCGCCTGCGGCTGCTGGCCGTTCAGTACGTCCCCGCCAAGCACGATTTCCTGCCGCGTTTCCGGCTGATCGCCCGTTCCGCCCAGCGTCAGCATAATCGGGCTGCCCGAATGCCACAGCCACACCTCATCGGAAAGGACCGTATGCCAGTCCGAAAACTCATCGGGGTGCAGCAGAAAATAAATGGAAGAGGCCGCAGGGCGAGAGCCGGAATACGGCGCACCCAATACTTCATGAGGAATCGTAAACGATGCTTTCCAAATTTCTTTATACCAGCCGCCTTCGACATGGGGCTGCAGGCCAAGCGCTTCAACAAGCGGTGATACTTTTTTATCCGTCATAGGTATTTGCTCCTTTATATTGGTTTTAAGTAACTGCCGCATAAGCGCCAAACTGGGCTGCGTGCAGGCGGCTGTATATGCCGCCGGCCGCGATCAGCTCTTCGTGCCGGCCTTGCTCGGCGATGCCGCTTTCGTCTACGACGATGATGCGGTCTGCATTTTTGATGGTGGCGAGCCGATGCGCAATAACCAGTGTTGTCCGCCCTACGGACAGCTCGGCCAGCGACTGCTGAATCGCCGCCTCCGTCTCTGTATCCAGCGCCGATGTCGCTTCATCCAAAATCAGGATCGGCGGATTTTTGAGGAACATGCGCGCAATCGCAAGACGCTGCTTTTGTCCGCCGGAAAGCTTCACGCCGCGCTCCCCGATAACTGTGTCAAGCCCGTCCGGCTGCTGCAAAATAAACGGCTCCAGCTTTGCACGCCTTGCCGCTTCCCAAATGCTCGCTTCATCCGCATCCAGCTTGCCGTACGTAATGTTGTCGCGGATCGTGCCCGCAAACAGGAACACATCCTGCTGCACGATGCCGATCTGGCGGCGCAGCGATTCCAGCGTCAGCTCCCGGATATTGTAGCCGTCAATCGAAATCGTGCCGGAGGTTGCTTCGTAAAACCGCGGCAGCAAGCTGCACAGCGTCGTTTTGCCTGCGCCGGAAGGTCCGACAAATGCAATCGTCTCTCCCGCGCGAATCGTTAAATTAATGCCGTTAAGCACATTCGAATCGCCGCCGTAGCCAAACGTTACCTGCTCATAACGAATATCGCCCCGAAGCGTGCCAATAGCTATCGCGCCCTCTATATCCGTAATATCGGGTTCGGTATCCATCAGCTCGATGTAACGCTTAAAGCCCGCGATCCCTCTCGGGTAGCTTTCAATAACGGCATTAATTTTTTCAATGGGTTTAAAGAAGATGTTCGTCAGCAGCACAAATCCAACAAACTCCCCATAGCTGAGCTGCCCGTCAATGACGAACCAGGAGCCGCAAATGAGAACAAAAAGCGTCACCAGCCGCATCAGCATGTATGTCAGTGAGCCGTTGAACCCCATAATTTTATAAGCGATCAGCTTCGCTTCGCGAAAACGCATATTGTTCACGCGGAACAGCTTGCGTTCATGCTCTTCGTTGGCGAATGCCTGCACGACGCGAATGCCGCCTACCGTATCTTCCACGCGTGCATTAAAGTCGGCCATGTCCGAGAACAGCCGGGAAGACGCTTTGGTCATCTTTTTGTTGAAATAAACAACAAGCCACATAATAATCGGCACTACTATAAATGTCAGCACCGCCAGCTTCATATTAATAGTGGCCATAATAATAAACGCTCCGATCAGCGTCATTACCGCAATAAACATATCCTCCGGCCCATGATGGGCAACCTCGCCGATTTCGAACAAATCGTTGGTCATGCGCGAGATGAGATGGCCGGTTTTGGTATTGTCAAAATATCGGAACGACAGCTTCTGCACATGGTCAAACAGCTTGCGGCGCATATCGGTTTCGATATTAATGCCCAATTTATGGCCCCAATACGTAACTACAAAGTTGAGCACCGTATTAACGGCGTATAACGCCAGCAAAGCCAAGCAGGCAATCACAATCCAGCGCCAGTTCTGGTCCGGCAGCAAGTCGTCAATGACATGGTTGACGGCCAGCGGAAAAGCAAGCTCCAGCAGCGCCAGCAAAACCGCGCAGCCAAAGTCGAGATAAAACAGCCTTTTATAGGGCTTATAATAGGAAAAAAATCTGCGAAGCGTTGGCATAAGCTACTCCTTTCCATAACAGCTAATCTCCTGATGATAATGGATATCAATTCCTAAAGTCAATGATCGGACCGGATGTGATATCCGTTATAAACAGCGCCGCTCAAACAAACAGCCAACCGCCGGCCGGCGAATTGGCTGTTTGTTTGAGTAATTGTTCTGGCTTGGTTGGCGTGGCTGCACCTGTCATGCTCGGCTTACGGCCGCATGAGGGACTGCTTGCTGCATGCCAATCTCGGCTTGCCGCAGATTGGCATGCTATTCCTTGCACGCCGCTCAGCCAGCTGCAACCGCTTGGCGTGCTGCTTGCTGCATGCCAATCTCGGCTTGCCGCAGATTGGTATGCTATTCCTTGTACGCCGCTCAGCCAGCTGCAACCGCTTGGCGTGCTGCTTGCTGCATGCCAATCTCGGCTTGCCGCAGATTGGTATGCTATTCCTTGCACGCCGCTCAGCCAGCTGCAACCGCTTGGCGTGCTGCTTGCTGCATGCCAATCTCGGCTTGCCGCAGATTGGTATGCTATTCCTTGCACGCCGCTCAGCCAGCTGCAACCGCTTGCCGCAGATTGGTATGCTATTCCTTGTACGCCGCTCAGCCAGCTGCAACCGCTTGGCGTGCTGCTTGCTGCATGCCAATCTCGGCTTGCCGCAGATTGGTATGCTATTCCTTGTACGCCGCTCAGCCAGCTGCAACCGCTTGGCGTGCTGCTTGCTGCATACCAATCTCGGCTTGCCGCAGATTGGTATGCTATTCCTTGTACGCCGCTCAGCCAGCTGCAACCGCTTGGCGTGCTGCTTGCTGCATACCAATCTCGGCTTGCCGCAGATTGGTATGCTATTCCTTGTACGCCGCTCAGCCAGCTGCAACCGCTTGGCGTGCTGCTTGCTGCATGCCAATCTCGGCTTGCCGCAGATTGGTATGCTATTCCTTGCACGCCGCTCAGCCAGCTGCAACCGCTTGGCGTGCTATTCCTTGCACGCCGCTCAGCCAGCTGCAACCGCTTGGCATGCTATTCCTTGCACGCCGCTCAGCCAGCTGCAACCGCTTGGCGTGCTGCTTGCTGCATGCCAATCTCGGCTTGCCTCAGTTTTTTGCGTCCGCGCCAGCGGAAGAGGGCGATGATGCCGCG encodes the following:
- a CDS encoding SulP family inorganic anion transporter, with translation MKVRLTALREQWTTDVRLNVLAGMTATLALVPDSLAFSFMAGVPPVVGIYASVCILLVITFLGGRPGMISAAAGSMAVLMLSLVKGHGIQYLFAATILTGILQYLMGLFRLGSLMRFVAPGVLKGFVNALAILILMSQLQYFKGASWRMYALIAITLLIIYFLPRYFKAVPSPLVAVAVLTFGVWALHISGVQLIRDIADIDASLPSFLIPDVPFSWHTLVVILPYSLSLAVVGFTETMLTQNLIDEETGRQTSKHREMRGQGAANVVAGFFGGMAGCALVAESVLNVKMGGTSRLSTLVAALFLLLLTVLLGDVLAIVPMAVLVGIMLMVCVSIFDWKSVYRLHRVPFHETAVMLVTVASVVWTHDLAIGVVAGVIVHYGWRLAARPSAGAKGAAVPLDAER
- the deoC gene encoding deoxyribose-phosphate aldolase translates to MSNHSFTPEQVASAIDHTLLKAEATREEVGKLCEEAKQYRFATVCVNPSWVRYAASLLDGSGVGITTVIGFPLGATTTFAKAAEARDAIANGATEIDMVINVGLIKSGEWEFVRSDIAGVVEACGNQAVLKVILETGLLTDEEKETASRISVEAGADFVKTSTGFGKGGATEADIALMRRTVGPDIGVKASGGVRDFDTAVRMLAAGATRIGASSSVAIVTGGQGEGY
- a CDS encoding sugar-binding transcriptional regulator; translated protein: MDELNDKRQKMIEAARMYYQLDYNQEEIAKQLGVSRPTVSRFLQQAKLSGIVQIRIVDPVADQQERVELLERKYGLKKAIVAPIPKYEDRIVKSFLGEAAADYLLELVKDGDSIAVTWGTTLYEVALKLRSKHVKGVSVVQLNGGVSHSEINTYAYEIAQLFGNAFHTNPYHLHLPAIVDHAIVRRTIEADRHVRNILNRGKDANIALVTVGSPTPDSVLMAANYFTPEDVEMIRSRGVGDICSRVIDINGNLCSSELNERTIGIELDELRHKETSILVAGGPSKIDAVLGALRGKYVNTLITDYITAQHLLEA
- a CDS encoding cupin domain-containing protein yields the protein MTDKKVSPLVEALGLQPHVEGGWYKEIWKASFTIPHEVLGAPYSGSRPAASSIYFLLHPDEFSDWHTVLSDEVWLWHSGSPIMLTLGGTGDQPETRQEIVLGGDVLNGQQPQALVPRGEWQMARPLGNEPVLVSCIVSPGFHYDDFHLINRG
- a CDS encoding ABC transporter ATP-binding protein; protein product: MPTLRRFFSYYKPYKRLFYLDFGCAVLLALLELAFPLAVNHVIDDLLPDQNWRWIVIACLALLALYAVNTVLNFVVTYWGHKLGINIETDMRRKLFDHVQKLSFRYFDNTKTGHLISRMTNDLFEIGEVAHHGPEDMFIAVMTLIGAFIIMATINMKLAVLTFIVVPIIMWLVVYFNKKMTKASSRLFSDMADFNARVEDTVGGIRVVQAFANEEHERKLFRVNNMRFREAKLIAYKIMGFNGSLTYMLMRLVTLFVLICGSWFVIDGQLSYGEFVGFVLLTNIFFKPIEKINAVIESYPRGIAGFKRYIELMDTEPDITDIEGAIAIGTLRGDIRYEQVTFGYGGDSNVLNGINLTIRAGETIAFVGPSGAGKTTLCSLLPRFYEATSGTISIDGYNIRELTLESLRRQIGIVQQDVFLFAGTIRDNITYGKLDADEASIWEAARRAKLEPFILQQPDGLDTVIGERGVKLSGGQKQRLAIARMFLKNPPILILDEATSALDTETEAAIQQSLAELSVGRTTLVIAHRLATIKNADRIIVVDESGIAEQGRHEELIAAGGIYSRLHAAQFGAYAAVT